The region CACTATCGCAGAAAAAGAAAGTTTTTTTGCCGCTTCTTTTAGTATCTCTTTTGCTATTTTGTCTTTTTTTTCTCCCGCTTCTGCTACAAAAACAGAAAGGGAACAAATTTTTTCATGAAAACCTTTGGAATATATTTTTTCAATCAGCTCTTCTTTTTTCTTTATCTTTAATTTTTTGAAAATAAGATTTTTAAGCAAAGTTTCTTTTTCCCTGCCGTCTATTTGCTTAAAAATATACCTTAAGGCCTCCTGTCCGACCCAAAAAGCAGATCCTTCTTCGCTTAAATATCCCCATCCGTCAATTTTTACTTCTTTTTTCCCCGTCCATCCATGAATAACCGCCCCCGTTCCAGCATTCAAAAGAATTCCATTTTTTTCATTTGTCACCGCTCTAAACCCGACAAGCTGGTCGCTTTCAATTACAATTTTTCCGGTAAAAGAAGAAAAAAATGAATTCTTTAAAATTTCTTTTTTAATCTTGTCTTTTTTTTCTTTAAATTCCTCCTCTACGCAAGGAAGTCCTAAAAAAATAATAGAAATGTTTTTTATTCCTACTTTAACTGCCGATTCTT is a window of Candidatus Paceibacterota bacterium DNA encoding:
- a CDS encoding BadF/BadG/BcrA/BcrD ATPase family protein; its protein translation is MKNSFKKELFVIGLDGGGTKTIAVLSNGNGNILGKGRSGSSNPRNIGIEEAVENIVKAIKESAVKVGIKNISIIFLGLPCVEEEFKEKKDKIKKEILKNSFFSSFTGKIVIESDQLVGFRAVTNEKNGILLNAGTGAVIHGWTGKKEVKIDGWGYLSEEGSAFWVGQEALRYIFKQIDGREKETLLKNLIFKKLKIKKKEELIEKIYSKGFHEKICSLSVFVAEAGEKKDKIAKEILKEAAKKLSFSAIVAIKKLDFQKKEFPLVLSGSMFNSKIILNFVKEEIKKIANRVVFIRNKKEPVLGAVILALEILFSESFDN